In the genome of Streptomyces sp. NBC_00259, the window ACTTGGCCGGGGCGCCGAACGCCGGGACGACCGAACCGGCGTAGGTGTCCTCGATGTACTTCTTCACCTCGGGGGAGTTGAGCAGCGTCACGAGCTTCTCGACGCGCGGGTCCTTCTCGTTGCCCGCCTTGACGGCCAGGAAGTTGGCATAGGGGTTGCCCTCCGCCTTCTCCAGCGCAATGGCGTCCTCGGCGGGCTTGAGGTCGGCCTCGATCGCGTAGTTGCCGTTGATGACCGCGGCGTCGACGTCGTTCAGGGCGCGGGGCACGGTGGCGGCCTCCAGCTCCTTGAACTCCAGGCCCTTCTTGTCGGTGATGTCGGACAGCTTGGCGTTGGTGCCGACACCGGGCTTGACCGTGATGAGGCCGTTGGCGGCGAGCAGCTGGAGCGAGCGGCCCTCGTTGGTGGTGTCGTTGGGGACGGCGATGGTCTGGCCGGGCTTGATGTCCTTGAGGGACTTGACCTTCTTCGAGTACAGGCCGAGCGGCTCGAGGTGGACGTTGACGACGGGCACGATGGTCGTCTTGTTCTTCTTGTTGAAGTCGTCCAGGTACGGCTTGTGCTGGAAGAAGTTGGCGTCGACCTGGCCCTGCTGGGTGGCGGTGTTGGGCAGGACGTAGTCCGTGAACTCCTTCACCTCCAGCTTGAGGCCGGCCTTGTCGGCGAGGTTCGTCCTGACGAAGTTGAGGATGTCGGCGTGCGGCGTCGGGGACGCGGCGACGACCAGCGGCGCGGACTCGGCGGCCTTGTCACCGGAACCGGCCTTGGCGCCCGGGTCGGAGGCGGTGCCGCAGGCGCTGAGGCCGAGGGCGAGGGCGGAGGTGGCGGCGAGGGCCGCGGTGAGCTTGATGGTCTTGCGGGAGTTACGCACGAAAAGTGCCTCTTTCTGGTGTTGCGGTGGTGGCGCCCGGACAAGGAGTGCGGGCCAGGGTGGAGCAGGGGTCAGGCGGTACGGCCGCGGCGCGAGAGCAGCCGTACGATCCCGTCGCCGAGCAGCTGTACGGCGGTGACGATGCCGATCAGGATGACGACGGTGATGAGCATGAACTGGGTCTCGAACCGCTGGAAGCCGTAGGTGACGGCCTTGGACCCGAGGCCCTCGCCGCCGACCGCGCCCGCCATCGCCGAGTAGCCGACGAGGACGATCACGGTGGTGGTGACGGCGGCGACGATCGACGGCAGGGCCTGCGGGAGCAGGACCTTGCGGATGATCGTCGGGATGGAACCGCCCATGGACTGGACGGCCTCGACCAGCCCGTGGTCGACCTCGCGGATCGCCGTCTCGACGAGTCGCGCGAAGAACGGGACGGCACCGACGGCGAGCGGCACGATCATGGCCGTGGGACCGATGAAGGTGCCGACGACGACGGTGGTGAAGGGGATCAGCGCGATCAGCAGGATGATGAACGGCAGCGAGCGGCCGATGTTCACGATCACGCCGACGAACTTGTTCACCGGGGTGTTCTGCAGCAGTCCGCCCTTGTCGGTGAGGACGAGCAGAATGCCGAGCGGGAGTCCGCCGACGACGGTGGCCACCGTGGACCACAACACCATGTAGAGGGTGTCGAGGGTGCCCTGGGTGAGCAGCGGCTGCATCTCCGACCACGTCACTTGACGGTCTCCTTCACCAGTACGGCGTCCTGCGCCTCGGTGCTCTGCACGGGCACGGCGGCCGGCGCGTCGGCTTCGACGATCTCGACCTGGAGGCCCTGCTCGCGCAGGAAGCCGACGGGTACGACGTTGTCCTCGTACCGGCCGGGCAGTTCGATGCGCATCCGGCCGATCTGCTTGCCGCCGACGGTGTCCATCGCGGCGCCGAGGATCGAGATGTCGACGTTGTACGTCCGCGACAGCTGCGAGATCACCGGCTGGGTGGCGGACTCGCCGTGGAAGGTGACGTCGACGACGGTACGGTCCGGGCCCGTGGCGTCCCCGGTCACCGGGAACAGCTCGTGGGCGAGCTCGGAGCCGGGCGTCGCGAGCAGCTCGCTGACCGTGCCGGACTCGCTGATCCGGCCCTGCCGCATCAGCGCGGCGGAGTCGCACACGGTCTTGACGACGTCCATCTCGTGCGTGATGAGCAGGACGGTCAGTCCGAGCTGCTGGTTGAGGTCGCGCAGCAGCTGGAGGATCGAGCGGGTGGTCTCGGGGTCGAGCGCGCTGGTGGCCTCGTCCGAGAGCAGCACCTTCGGGTTCCCGGCGAGCGCGCGGGCGATGCCGACGCGCTGCTTCTGGCCTCCGGAGAGCTGTCCGGGGTAGGCCTTGGCCTTGTCGGCGAGGCCGACGAGGTCGAGGAGTTCGAGCGCCCGGCGGGAGCGCTCGGCCCCGGTGACGCCGAGGATCTCCAGCGGCAGCTCGATGTTGTCCTTGACGCTGCGCGAGGACAGCAGGTTGAAGTGCTGGAAGACCATGCCGATGCGGCTGCGCGCCTGGCGCAGTTCCTTTCCGGCGCGGCTGCCGCGGCCGGCGAGGGCGGTGAGGTCCACGCCGTCGACGGTCACGGTGCCGGAGGTGGGGCGCTCCAGCAGATTGACGCAGCGGATGAGCGAGGACTTGCCGGCGCCGCTGCGGCCGATGACGCCGAAGACCTCGCCCTCGCGGACGTGCAGGTCGACGCCGTCCAGAGCGGTGACGTCGCGGCCTCGCGACTGATAGACCTTCGTGAGGCCCGTGGTGGTGATCACAGGGGTGTTTCCGTCACTGTCGAGTGCACGGCGCGGGGTTCCGTCGCCGGCACGGGCGTGTCGTCGTCTTGGGGGACAGTCGGCGCAGCACGGATGACTGGGTGGCAGCGCGTGCGCGGGGCAGCCCGGTCCGTCGGACATCCGGCGGACGCGGCCTGGCTGTCGGGGTCTCGCTTCGGGGCGCGAGGCTCAGGCAGGGGCCCTCAGAAGGCGCACATTCGACACATACAACGAGCACCGGGCGTCGTGATCGCCTCGGTCGCAAGGGTGCGGCTGCTCGTCGTGGTCATGCGGGCAAGTAAAGCAGAGAGGCCTGCGGACGGATCACGGGTGTCCGGATAGCGGACTCCGGTGATCCACGGTCCGGACGGTCAGGCGGTCGCGGTGATCTCCACGCCGTGGGCCGTGGCCTGCGCGGACACGGCGGAGAGGTCGGTGACGACGATGTCCGCGACCAGCTCGGAGGCGGCGTGCGTTGTGGCCAAGGCCACGGTCGTCATCCCCGCGGCGCGGCCCGCCGTCAGACCGGCGGGCGCGTCCTCGAAGACGACGCAGCGGGCCGGATCGACCCCGAGGGTGCGCGCGGCCAGCAGGAACGGCTCCGGGTCGGGCTTGCCGCGTGTGACGTCGTCGGCGGCTATCAGCGTCTTGGGCCGGATACCGGCCTCCGTCAGCCGCGCCTCGCCGAGCCGCCGGGTCGCGGAGGTGACGACGGCCCACCGCTCGGCGGGCAGCGACCCGAGCAGCGCGGCGGTGCCGGGAAGCAGGACGACGCCTCCGGCGACGTCCTCGACCTCCAGCTGCTCGATACGGGCCACGGCCTCGGGTACGACGTCGGCGGGCAGCAGATCGGCGGCGATCTCGGCGGCGGGCCGGCCGTGCAGCTCGACCCGCGCGAAGTCCTCGGCCGTGATCCCGTACTCATGGGCCCAGCGGGTCCAGCATCGGCGTACCGACGCGAGGGACGACACGAGGGTTCCGTCGTTGTCGAAGAGCAGGGCGTCGGCGTGGATCGTGAAGGTTCCGGATCGCATGGTCACCGACCCTAAGCGGTGCCCCGGGGGCGAGCGCATGGGGCCTTTTGGCCCGTAATACGCTCTGCTCCATGCTTGACGCCCTGACGGTCGCGCTGTCCGCGGCCGCGCTCGCCCTCGCCGCCTGGTGCGGCTTCGCCGCGTACCGGGACCAGCCGACCAAGGACTGGCACTTCATCGGCATGGCGGTGGTGACGGTACTGGCGCTGGCGCAGCTGGCCACCGGGATCGTCCAGCTGGCCAGGGGCGAGAAGCCCGACGAAGGCTCGGTGATCTTCGTCTCGTATCTGATCGGCGCGTTCGCCGCGGTGCCCGCGGCGGGCTTCCTGTCGCTGGCCGAGCGGACCCGCTGGGGTTCGGCGACGGTCGCGGCGGGCGCTGTGGTGCTCGCGGTGCTGGAGGTCCGGCTCTACGACATCTGGGGAGGCTGAGGTGACCGGGACCACCGCCGAAGAGGCGCGGACCACACGGACCAGGCTGGTCAAGGGGCCGGGGCTGCTGCTGGTGTGGCTGTACGGCGTGATGTCGGTGGGCGCCGTGTCGCGCTCGGTGTACCAGATCGCCACCGAGTACGACCGTGCGCCGCTCGCCTATTCGCTGTCCGCCACGGCCGCGGTGGTGTACGCGTTCATCACGTACACCCTCTTCCGCGGCGGGGAGACGGCCCGCAGGGCGGCGCTGGTGTGCTGCGCCGCCGAGCTGGTGGGCGTGCTGACCGTGGGCACCTGGACGCTGGCGGACCCGACCGCCTTCCCCGACGCCACGGTGTGGTCCGACTACGGCATGGGCTACCTCTTCATCCCGGTGCTGCTGCCCGTGACCGGCATGCTGTGGCTGCGCAAGTCCCGGCGCTGAGGCTGCGCGGGTCCAGGCGCTGACCGTGCGGCCGGCTACGCGCTGGTGACGTAGGTCCCCGCGCTCCGGGCGGCGGGCACGCCGGCCGCGTCCGCGTCCTTCTCCATCGTGATGACGGTCAGCTTCGGGCCCAGCTCGCGGCTGGCCACGGGCGCGTAGCCGTGGCTGCGGTAGAGCCGCAGATTGCGCTCGCTGCGATGACCGGTGAGGAGCTGGAAGCGCCGGGCGGCGGGCTCGCCCGCGAAGTGCGCCTCGATGGCGTCGAGCAGCCGTCCGCCGAGACCGTGGCGCCGCATCCGGGGGTGGACGATGAGCTTGGCGATGGTGGCCGTGCCGTCGGCGTCGACCTCGCCGCGTACGGACGCGATCACCTCGTCGCCGAGCCGGGCCACCAGGGCGTGGCCGCGGCCGAGTTCGGCCCTCAGGTCGTCCAGGGTCTGGGTGAGTGGTTCCATGCTGTAGTCGCCGTAGAGCTCCGCCTCGCTCTGGTAGCACAGGAACTGCAGTTTGAGGATCTGCTCGGCGTCCTGCGCCGCTGCCGCTGAGATGGTCACGCTCATGCCCATGTGTGCATGCCTCCCGCTCACCTGCCACCCGGTTGTCTACCGCTCCTTTCCCCGGAGTTCAGGAGCTGCAACCTCTGTCGCGAGCATTCTGCGCAAACATCCCAGGCAACGGGAACGCATCGGCCCCAGACTGCCTTGTGAGATTCCCAACTCTCCTGCGATTTCGCGGTAGGTGGGGTCGCCTGGCGACAACATCGCAGTCAACAGCCGGGGGCAGCGCCCCGGAGTCCTGGCCACCGCGGCCCGCAGCACCCGTCGCCGTTCGGCGACGAGCGCGGCCCGCTCCGGGCAGGCCGTGGGTCCGGTGGCGGGCTCGTCGCCGAACGGGCGCTCGATCATGGCCCGGCGCCGGGCGCGGCGCGCCTCGTCGCGTACGGCTCCCGTGACCCAGCTCGCGGCGTCGGCGGGCGGGCCTTCGGCGTCGAGCCGTTCCAGGAGCCGTACCCAGACGGACTGTTCGAGGTCCCCGGAGTCCAGGGCCTCGCCGAGTGCCTCGGCGCTCGCTTCCGCCGCGACGAGCGGGCGGAGTGTCCGTACGAGCGCGGGGATCTCTTCACGGGGCGTCATGTCCGGCGGGACGCCCGTGTCGTGAGCCGCGGTTTCGGACGTGGCCCGCTGTCACCCGACCGCATGACGGGCGCCGGGGCCGCTGACGACGGACGACGGCGGGGCGGGGGTGAGGGTGGAGCCTGTGGGCCGCCCCGCCGTCGTTCCAGGACTACGGACGCCGGCCGTCGACGAAGTCGCCGCGGGCCAGCAGGCCCGTGTCCGGGTTGTCGGTGAAGATGCCGTCGATGCCCTGGTCGAAGTAGACCTTGAACGCGCCGAAGGCGTCCCCGTACGCGTTCGGGTCGGTGCCGCGCCGGAAGTCGGCGGGCAGGAAGGAGTTCTCGTTCCGCATCGTGTAGGGGTGCAGGATCAGCCCCTTGGCGTGTGCGTCACGGACGAGGGTGGTGGGGGTGCCGAGCCTGCCGCTCGCGTCCCTCGGGATG includes:
- a CDS encoding sigma-70 family RNA polymerase sigma factor is translated as MTPREEIPALVRTLRPLVAAEASAEALGEALDSGDLEQSVWVRLLERLDAEGPPADAASWVTGAVRDEARRARRRAMIERPFGDEPATGPTACPERAALVAERRRVLRAAVARTPGRCPRLLTAMLSPGDPTYREIAGELGISQGSLGPMRSRCLGCLRRMLATEVAAPELRGKER
- a CDS encoding methionine ABC transporter permease; translation: MTWSEMQPLLTQGTLDTLYMVLWSTVATVVGGLPLGILLVLTDKGGLLQNTPVNKFVGVIVNIGRSLPFIILLIALIPFTTVVVGTFIGPTAMIVPLAVGAVPFFARLVETAIREVDHGLVEAVQSMGGSIPTIIRKVLLPQALPSIVAAVTTTVIVLVGYSAMAGAVGGEGLGSKAVTYGFQRFETQFMLITVVILIGIVTAVQLLGDGIVRLLSRRGRTA
- a CDS encoding HAD family hydrolase: MRSGTFTIHADALLFDNDGTLVSSLASVRRCWTRWAHEYGITAEDFARVELHGRPAAEIAADLLPADVVPEAVARIEQLEVEDVAGGVVLLPGTAALLGSLPAERWAVVTSATRRLGEARLTEAGIRPKTLIAADDVTRGKPDPEPFLLAARTLGVDPARCVVFEDAPAGLTAGRAAGMTTVALATTHAASELVADIVVTDLSAVSAQATAHGVEITATA
- a CDS encoding GNAT family N-acetyltransferase — its product is MGMSVTISAAAAQDAEQILKLQFLCYQSEAELYGDYSMEPLTQTLDDLRAELGRGHALVARLGDEVIASVRGEVDADGTATIAKLIVHPRMRRHGLGGRLLDAIEAHFAGEPAARRFQLLTGHRSERNLRLYRSHGYAPVASRELGPKLTVITMEKDADAAGVPAARSAGTYVTSA
- a CDS encoding methionine ABC transporter ATP-binding protein, which produces MITTTGLTKVYQSRGRDVTALDGVDLHVREGEVFGVIGRSGAGKSSLIRCVNLLERPTSGTVTVDGVDLTALAGRGSRAGKELRQARSRIGMVFQHFNLLSSRSVKDNIELPLEILGVTGAERSRRALELLDLVGLADKAKAYPGQLSGGQKQRVGIARALAGNPKVLLSDEATSALDPETTRSILQLLRDLNQQLGLTVLLITHEMDVVKTVCDSAALMRQGRISESGTVSELLATPGSELAHELFPVTGDATGPDRTVVDVTFHGESATQPVISQLSRTYNVDISILGAAMDTVGGKQIGRMRIELPGRYEDNVVPVGFLREQGLQVEIVEADAPAAVPVQSTEAQDAVLVKETVK
- a CDS encoding MetQ/NlpA family ABC transporter substrate-binding protein yields the protein MRNSRKTIKLTAALAATSALALGLSACGTASDPGAKAGSGDKAAESAPLVVAASPTPHADILNFVRTNLADKAGLKLEVKEFTDYVLPNTATQQGQVDANFFQHKPYLDDFNKKNKTTIVPVVNVHLEPLGLYSKKVKSLKDIKPGQTIAVPNDTTNEGRSLQLLAANGLITVKPGVGTNAKLSDITDKKGLEFKELEAATVPRALNDVDAAVINGNYAIEADLKPAEDAIALEKAEGNPYANFLAVKAGNEKDPRVEKLVTLLNSPEVKKYIEDTYAGSVVPAFGAPAK